The Hyperthermus butylicus DSM 5456 genome includes a region encoding these proteins:
- a CDS encoding 2-(3-amino-3-carboxypropyl)histidine synthase subunit 1/2: MSRSSDCVRIVDGYLFDFSKLIEHVRRYGYKRLLLEAPPGMLHLSEKLSSIIAECLGEDIEVIIRLEPVYGSCSTSLQLLSQGFVDAIVHIGHDEYPYPLCMGSRCLYTTPPRVFYVEGEYVGADFSSLATRIVETVKAPTLAIGFPAQHKRLGIRVAELLAKWGVKVKAAARILGCYYQPLVRSNADAYVVIAGGYFHAIGLALALEASKPVYRADPYTGTVENVTGTARRWLAKRYWVIRQAMSADRFGVIVGLLPGQYRPGVVEAVTKLLRRAGKSYRLLYSERLSREYLDNLSPDDYDAFIVTSCPRLAIEDLGDYWKPVLTPGEAFVAITGRLERYRFPW, translated from the coding sequence GTGAGCAGAAGCTCTGACTGTGTAAGAATAGTTGATGGTTATCTCTTCGATTTTTCCAAACTCATAGAGCATGTCCGGAGGTATGGCTACAAGAGGCTTCTCCTCGAAGCACCTCCTGGCATGTTGCACCTCTCCGAAAAACTCTCCAGCATCATAGCTGAATGTTTAGGGGAGGACATCGAGGTAATCATCCGCCTCGAGCCAGTTTACGGGTCTTGTAGCACATCGTTACAACTCCTCAGTCAAGGATTTGTGGACGCCATAGTACACATAGGCCACGACGAGTACCCCTACCCCCTCTGTATGGGTAGCCGATGCCTCTACACCACACCGCCAAGAGTATTCTATGTTGAGGGTGAGTATGTTGGTGCTGACTTCTCCAGTCTTGCAACGCGGATCGTCGAAACCGTAAAAGCCCCAACGCTAGCCATAGGCTTCCCAGCCCAGCACAAGAGGCTCGGTATACGTGTTGCAGAGCTCCTAGCGAAGTGGGGGGTCAAGGTTAAGGCGGCAGCTAGGATTCTCGGCTGCTACTACCAGCCACTAGTGAGGAGCAATGCGGACGCCTATGTTGTTATTGCCGGTGGCTACTTCCACGCCATAGGTTTAGCACTGGCCCTAGAGGCTTCAAAGCCTGTCTACCGTGCCGATCCATATACCGGGACTGTGGAGAATGTAACGGGTACTGCGAGGCGCTGGCTTGCAAAACGATACTGGGTGATAAGACAAGCGATGAGTGCAGATAGGTTTGGGGTAATAGTAGGCTTGCTTCCCGGCCAGTATAGGCCTGGCGTCGTTGAGGCAGTCACGAAGCTCCTCCGAAGAGCTGGCAAAAGCTATAGGCTGCTATACAGTGAGAGGCTTAGCAGGGAATACCTTGACAATCTCTCGCCAGACGACTACGATGCCTTCATAGTAACGTCTTGTCCCAGGCTTGCAATAGAGGATCTTGGTGACTACTGGAAGCCCGTACTAACGCCGGGAGAAGCGTTTGTAGCTATCACGGGTAGGCTGGAGAGGTACCGTTTCCCCTGGTAG
- a CDS encoding 50S ribosomal protein L16 — protein sequence MPQKPARCYTKRRSKAFSGPPYTRKEYIHGVPPPKIQKFVMGNPHGDYDYIVEVYVTERGQIRHNALEAARVAVHKYLSTTIGDQNYFFRVRVYPHHVLRENKMMAFAGADRLQEGMRQAFGKPVGTAARVYPGQAVLEVRVKKEHLDHAKEALRRGASKLPLPSRIRVIPLKEEAKAAA from the coding sequence ATGCCGCAGAAGCCAGCACGCTGCTACACCAAGAGAAGGTCGAAGGCATTCTCAGGGCCTCCATACACTAGAAAGGAGTATATACATGGTGTGCCACCGCCAAAAATACAGAAGTTCGTCATGGGCAATCCGCATGGCGACTATGACTATATAGTAGAAGTCTATGTCACCGAACGCGGTCAGATAAGGCATAACGCGCTGGAGGCGGCACGTGTAGCTGTGCACAAGTATCTCTCAACAACGATTGGCGACCAGAACTACTTCTTCAGGGTCAGGGTGTACCCCCACCATGTGTTGCGCGAGAACAAGATGATGGCGTTCGCTGGTGCTGACCGTCTACAGGAGGGTATGAGGCAGGCCTTTGGCAAGCCTGTTGGCACAGCTGCAAGAGTCTATCCCGGCCAGGCTGTGCTAGAGGTGCGGGTCAAGAAGGAACACTTAGACCATGCAAAGGAGGCACTAAGGCGTGGCGCCTCAAAGCTTCCACTACCATCCCGTATCCGTGTCATACCGTTAAAGGAGGAGGCTAAGGCGGCTGCATAA
- a CDS encoding THUMP domain-containing protein, with protein MKRARHEGAAALVKLLLTTNPGIEDIAAHEAEAKISARLLEARDGFGRLYVEVDEDMLEFVEEMRSIHRAVIVLAESNVCPARSCLEKVYEIVKGSGVDFYVTPWTSFAVRAERAGTHEYTSLDIARVAGDAVIDAVKSRYGVRPPVDLDYPAVVVAVEVIEDNIMVGIDIGGELSWHRRGYRIYDHPAALKPTLAYAMLLLSGAADGDTVMDPMCGGGTIAIEAAYIFEDSRIICMDKSRRHIEGAVLNARAAMVEKRIEFIVGDATKLRRYVSSVDVLVSNPPYGIRARQPEGG; from the coding sequence TTGAAGCGTGCTAGGCATGAGGGAGCTGCAGCATTGGTTAAGCTACTACTCACAACCAATCCGGGTATAGAGGATATCGCTGCACACGAAGCAGAAGCCAAGATCTCAGCTAGGCTCCTAGAGGCTAGAGACGGCTTTGGCAGGCTATACGTGGAAGTAGATGAGGATATGCTAGAATTCGTCGAGGAGATGAGATCCATACACCGCGCTGTGATAGTGCTCGCAGAATCCAATGTTTGCCCGGCACGGAGCTGTCTAGAGAAGGTCTACGAGATAGTTAAAGGTAGTGGGGTTGACTTCTACGTTACGCCGTGGACAAGCTTTGCAGTAAGGGCTGAAAGAGCAGGCACGCACGAGTACACATCACTAGACATAGCAAGGGTTGCAGGCGATGCCGTGATAGACGCTGTGAAAAGCAGGTATGGTGTGAGACCGCCAGTTGACCTGGACTATCCAGCAGTGGTGGTTGCTGTCGAGGTTATAGAGGACAATATCATGGTTGGTATAGATATTGGCGGCGAACTATCCTGGCACCGCAGAGGCTACAGGATATACGACCACCCGGCAGCGTTGAAGCCAACACTAGCCTATGCAATGCTTCTCCTCTCCGGTGCAGCTGATGGCGATACCGTGATGGACCCCATGTGTGGTGGGGGAACCATAGCTATAGAGGCGGCATACATCTTCGAAGACTCAAGAATCATATGTATGGATAAGAGTAGAAGACATATCGAGGGCGCAGTACTAAATGCTAGGGCAGCAATGGTTGAGAAGAGGATAGAGTTTATCGTCGGCGATGCGACCAAGCTGCGGAGGTATGTATCGTCTGTTGATGTGCTTGTCTCTAACCCGCCCTACGGGATAAGAGCTCGGCAGCCCGAGGGAGGTTAG
- a CDS encoding RNA methyltransferase, producing MQSLGPPRVRLVVVGVEGEINLGFIARLAANFAIDEFYLVSPVASPESSEARRFAANGVYMLDRVIVVDSLEEALKGVDLAVCTSAKIGQASDVLRHAVTPREFAEEIAPRYESVAVVFGRESVGLTRDELAKCHLLVHIPANPNYPVLNLSHAVAILLYELYNTRRGEKQLHEPARGETLERIYEHLSWLAEKLVDRERVSQVKAALKHILWRCSITGGEASMLYYFAKKLRKRLEAC from the coding sequence TTGCAGAGTCTTGGCCCGCCAAGGGTGAGGCTGGTAGTTGTCGGTGTTGAGGGCGAGATTAACCTAGGCTTTATAGCTAGGCTTGCTGCCAACTTTGCAATAGACGAGTTCTACCTTGTATCGCCGGTTGCGAGCCCTGAAAGCAGTGAGGCTAGGCGATTTGCCGCCAATGGAGTCTACATGCTGGATCGTGTAATAGTGGTTGATAGTCTTGAAGAGGCGTTGAAGGGTGTGGATCTAGCGGTATGTACGAGTGCAAAGATAGGCCAGGCGTCGGATGTGCTTCGCCACGCTGTCACCCCCCGCGAGTTCGCCGAGGAGATAGCGCCACGCTATGAGAGTGTTGCAGTCGTGTTTGGGAGGGAAAGTGTAGGACTAACAAGGGATGAACTGGCAAAATGCCACCTTCTAGTCCACATACCAGCTAACCCAAACTATCCCGTCCTAAACCTAAGCCACGCAGTAGCAATACTCCTCTACGAACTCTACAACACGCGGCGCGGAGAAAAACAACTTCACGAGCCAGCCCGCGGCGAGACACTGGAACGAATATACGAGCACCTATCATGGCTCGCCGAGAAGCTCGTCGACAGGGAGAGAGTTAGCCAGGTCAAGGCGGCACTTAAGCACATACTGTGGCGCTGCAGTATTACGGGTGGAGAGGCATCAATGCTATACTATTTTGCTAAGAAGCTGAGAAAGCGGCTTGAAGCGTGCTAG
- a CDS encoding methyltransferase has translation MIRPGYSCQLRVTSNCPPLGDLVLSCCENVYEPAEDTWLALDILEKTLVSNGYSIVLDVGCGTGVLGVYTAAKTKTYTVLIDVNPCATYCAKTNTERLGLSAYVDIVQCDNATCIRRLGTRTLAVYNTPYLPVEEYDELLGLAWSGGLREAQRIVDIAGEWASCIILVYSSLSGDDRELVGKLRDRGFGVERYKIHFFFEDIVGVRACRVLARQG, from the coding sequence GTGATAAGGCCCGGCTATAGCTGCCAGCTCCGAGTCACAAGTAACTGCCCACCGCTCGGGGACCTTGTTCTCTCATGCTGCGAGAATGTGTATGAGCCTGCTGAGGATACCTGGCTAGCCCTAGACATTCTAGAGAAGACGCTTGTAAGCAACGGGTATAGTATTGTTCTGGATGTTGGCTGTGGTACAGGCGTACTTGGAGTATATACTGCAGCGAAAACTAAAACCTATACGGTGCTCATAGACGTTAATCCTTGTGCGACATATTGTGCAAAGACTAATACTGAGAGACTAGGCCTCAGCGCGTATGTTGACATAGTCCAGTGTGATAATGCTACGTGTATCCGGCGGCTAGGGACGAGAACACTAGCCGTCTATAATACGCCGTACCTACCCGTAGAAGAGTACGATGAACTATTGGGTCTTGCATGGAGTGGGGGTCTACGTGAAGCGCAGAGGATTGTGGATATTGCTGGGGAATGGGCGAGCTGCATCATACTGGTATACTCGTCGCTTAGCGGTGATGATAGGGAGTTGGTTGGAAAGCTTAGGGATAGGGGGTTTGGTGTTGAGAGATACAAAATACACTTCTTCTTCGAGGACATAGTGGGTGTTAGGGCTTGCAGAGTCTTGGCCCGCCAAGGGTGA
- the rsmA gene encoding 16S rRNA (adenine(1518)-N(6)/adenine(1519)-N(6))-dimethyltransferase RsmA, whose product MLRARRELGQHFLVARWVARIFAGWACRFRRLLEVGVGQGFLTSTILRSCSVEIAGLELDLRLVGELASISFYFTGFMPVIADAVEPPLRLGGVDAVYGSIPYNITGPLLSLLVVEARKPALLLLQREVVDRLAAKPGTASYGRITVLVRLVYDVKPGPVVPPSAFRPRPKVYSRIVELVPRPDAPSPDMLRRVEELTKCMFSERNKRAAKVAAKCIGIELSKIEGLVGRDIRVYQLEPEKFIQLLDSQNG is encoded by the coding sequence GTGTTAAGAGCTAGGCGCGAACTTGGGCAACACTTCCTCGTTGCAAGGTGGGTTGCGAGAATCTTTGCTGGCTGGGCTTGTAGGTTTCGGAGGCTACTTGAGGTAGGTGTTGGCCAGGGATTTCTTACCTCGACGATCCTGCGTAGCTGTAGCGTCGAGATAGCCGGCCTAGAGCTTGATTTGCGGCTCGTAGGCGAGCTTGCCTCAATAAGCTTTTACTTTACAGGGTTCATGCCCGTCATAGCTGATGCTGTGGAGCCTCCGCTAAGACTGGGAGGTGTGGATGCAGTTTATGGAAGTATACCCTACAACATCACGGGGCCGCTGCTCTCGCTACTAGTTGTCGAGGCTAGGAAACCGGCACTGCTGCTTCTCCAGCGAGAGGTTGTTGATCGGCTGGCTGCAAAGCCGGGCACAGCAAGCTATGGCAGGATAACGGTTCTCGTGAGGCTCGTCTACGATGTTAAGCCAGGCCCAGTGGTACCTCCATCAGCTTTCAGGCCTAGGCCAAAGGTGTACTCGAGAATAGTTGAGCTAGTACCCAGGCCTGACGCCCCCAGCCCAGATATGTTGAGGAGGGTTGAGGAGCTTACCAAGTGCATGTTCTCAGAGAGGAATAAGAGAGCTGCAAAGGTCGCAGCTAAATGCATTGGAATCGAGCTAAGTAAAATTGAGGGTCTTGTTGGCAGAGATATAAGAGTCTATCAGCTGGAGCCGGAGAAGTTTATCCAGCTGCTGGACTCCCAGAATGGGTAG
- a CDS encoding DUF655 domain-containing protein, translating into MAPYGRAGRRDARHREFRPREDYAYVLDFMPVGNPVDRHPWHKNRPVAQLIGENFFVLFDASVKPEFSLEVGERVSLKDVVAEHYDRVRKRRHMDLHRIEYDDLTSLAKSMLPSIVEQIVRNREQIFVEFFNIAGPITLRFHSLELLPSVGKKTVLRILEQREKEPFKDFEDIASRVGIDPVKILVERIVEELRGGQRYYLFIEPPRRELQSIESRPIFLNYLALIYKRLFGSESSGGG; encoded by the coding sequence ATGGCACCTTACGGTAGGGCTGGCAGGAGGGATGCGAGACACCGCGAGTTTAGGCCACGCGAAGACTATGCATATGTACTTGACTTTATGCCTGTAGGCAACCCGGTGGATAGGCATCCGTGGCATAAGAATAGACCCGTAGCTCAGCTTATCGGTGAGAACTTCTTCGTGCTCTTTGATGCCTCGGTGAAGCCTGAGTTCAGCCTCGAGGTTGGTGAGAGGGTAAGCCTTAAGGATGTAGTCGCCGAGCATTATGATAGAGTCAGGAAGCGTAGGCACATGGATCTACACAGGATAGAATATGACGACCTCACAAGCCTTGCTAAAAGTATGTTGCCGAGTATTGTAGAGCAGATTGTACGGAACCGAGAGCAGATATTTGTAGAATTCTTCAACATTGCTGGTCCGATAACGCTTAGGTTTCACAGTCTGGAGCTACTACCCAGCGTCGGCAAGAAGACTGTACTCCGAATCCTTGAGCAGCGCGAGAAAGAGCCTTTCAAGGACTTTGAGGATATAGCTAGCAGGGTTGGTATAGACCCAGTCAAGATCCTTGTTGAGAGAATAGTTGAGGAGTTAAGGGGTGGGCAGCGCTACTACCTCTTCATAGAGCCTCCCCGTAGAGAACTGCAAAGCATTGAGTCTAGACCCATCTTCCTAAACTACCTCGCACTAATCTATAAGCGGCTCTTCGGAAGCGAGAGTAGTGGCGGGGGCTAG
- a CDS encoding DNA-directed RNA polymerase subunit F has translation MVEIVESRYVPLPVAKKILEQHRRLVEENPVVARAYDYLAKFSKCDPDNAEEAFRRIVEIGFTEFAAAILVNIVPVDVEEAKAILGDIDGGYEEEKIAKALEVLKEYCPVES, from the coding sequence TTGGTCGAAATAGTTGAGTCGAGATATGTGCCTCTCCCCGTTGCTAAAAAGATACTAGAGCAGCACCGGCGGCTCGTGGAGGAGAATCCTGTTGTTGCACGTGCCTACGATTACCTGGCAAAGTTCTCGAAGTGCGACCCCGATAATGCAGAGGAAGCCTTTCGCCGCATAGTTGAGATAGGCTTTACAGAATTTGCGGCTGCAATCCTTGTAAACATCGTGCCTGTCGATGTTGAGGAGGCGAAGGCCATTCTTGGCGACATTGATGGTGGGTATGAGGAGGAGAAAATAGCTAAGGCCCTAGAGGTTTTGAAGGAATACTGCCCGGTTGAGAGCTAA
- a CDS encoding 50S ribosomal protein L21e produces MKPSKGFRHRTRKVLKKHIRERGAVPPLSLLMYEYKPGDKVYIIINPSVMKGMPHKRYHGKVGTVIGKRGKAYIVEVRVGGKTKILFVRPEHLRPVPPEALTPPKRE; encoded by the coding sequence GTGAAGCCGTCCAAAGGCTTTAGGCACCGTACTAGGAAGGTGCTAAAGAAGCACATACGTGAGCGTGGTGCAGTACCACCACTAAGCCTACTAATGTACGAGTACAAGCCGGGCGACAAAGTCTACATAATCATAAATCCATCAGTTATGAAGGGTATGCCGCACAAAAGATATCATGGCAAGGTTGGAACAGTAATCGGTAAGCGTGGAAAGGCATACATTGTCGAGGTTAGGGTGGGCGGTAAGACTAAGATACTCTTCGTGAGACCCGAGCATCTGCGCCCAGTACCGCCGGAGGCTTTAACACCTCCAAAGCGTGAGTAA
- a CDS encoding tRNA pseudouridine(54/55) synthase Pus10 — MTGVHSDGVEAVITGIASKALRLLEEIPLCDSCLGRMFGLLGRGFSNEERGRALKTLLVMSLHARIREGDAGAREQLRRLAPNIGELAAKLYEEVFGEKLVPNRCYICESRLQEMISLAVKRARHMLEGLEFRGFIVAARVNDEVRFREDEVKRRFSLEYAESIGSEVKREVGKKLQQLIGVKPDFEKPDVVVLVHVPEGRVELQVMPLLLRGWYWKLARRVSQSAWVTRRGERRYPFSVEDGLFILAEVFEADNIVIHASGREDADARMLGTGRPFIVEAKRPRKRISGLAVAEVEANSYAAGLVEYKLLSEARRSDVASIKGETQHRAKLYKALVVVERPISEDELKGLEEAFHMRSIMQRTPRRVRHRRPDVVREKIVFSVKTRQLADNVFEAIIHAEGGLYIKELVSGDGGDTRPSFAEYFSARAYCAELDVLGVFS, encoded by the coding sequence ATGACTGGTGTACATAGCGACGGCGTTGAGGCAGTAATAACTGGTATTGCTAGCAAAGCTTTGAGGCTCCTAGAGGAGATTCCTCTTTGTGACAGTTGCCTCGGTAGAATGTTTGGTCTCCTGGGTAGAGGTTTCAGTAATGAAGAGCGTGGAAGGGCCCTAAAGACTCTGCTTGTAATGTCGCTGCATGCACGTATACGCGAAGGCGATGCCGGGGCACGTGAGCAGTTGAGAAGGCTTGCGCCAAATATAGGTGAGCTAGCAGCAAAATTGTATGAAGAGGTTTTCGGGGAAAAGCTGGTTCCTAATCGCTGCTATATTTGCGAGTCGCGGCTGCAAGAGATGATCAGTCTTGCTGTTAAACGTGCAAGGCATATGCTTGAAGGACTGGAGTTTCGTGGGTTTATTGTTGCTGCCCGGGTGAACGATGAGGTTCGGTTTAGGGAGGACGAGGTTAAGAGGAGATTCAGTCTAGAGTATGCCGAGTCCATAGGCTCAGAGGTTAAGAGAGAGGTTGGCAAGAAACTGCAGCAGCTCATAGGCGTTAAGCCGGACTTTGAGAAGCCTGATGTAGTGGTTCTAGTTCACGTTCCTGAAGGCAGAGTTGAGCTACAAGTTATGCCGCTCCTCCTGAGGGGATGGTATTGGAAGCTAGCGCGCCGCGTCTCGCAGTCAGCATGGGTTACCAGGAGGGGAGAGCGCCGCTATCCCTTCAGCGTGGAGGATGGTTTGTTTATACTGGCTGAGGTGTTCGAAGCAGACAACATAGTGATACATGCTTCCGGCCGGGAGGATGCAGATGCACGCATGCTGGGGACAGGGCGGCCATTCATAGTTGAAGCTAAACGGCCTAGGAAGAGGATCTCAGGTCTTGCAGTAGCCGAGGTTGAAGCTAACAGCTATGCTGCAGGCCTTGTCGAGTACAAGCTCTTATCTGAGGCGAGACGCAGCGACGTCGCCTCGATAAAGGGTGAAACACAGCACCGCGCCAAGCTCTACAAGGCACTTGTAGTTGTCGAGCGGCCAATTTCCGAGGATGAGCTGAAGGGGCTTGAGGAAGCATTCCACATGAGGTCCATAATGCAGCGTACCCCGCGGAGGGTTAGACACCGGCGGCCTGACGTGGTCCGCGAGAAGATAGTCTTCAGCGTTAAGACTAGGCAGCTAGCGGATAACGTGTTTGAGGCAATAATCCATGCTGAGGGAGGGCTGTACATAAAGGAGCTTGTGAGCGGTGATGGAGGCGATACCAGGCCGAGCTTCGCCGAGTACTTCTCGGCACGTGCATACTGTGCCGAGCTGGACGTCCTCGGAGTCTTTAGCTAG
- a CDS encoding signal recognition particle protein Srp54: protein MPGLDDIRRAVSKLLKRSGPYENIVNEFIRDLQRALISADVNVRLVFNLTKRIRERALKEQPPPGLSRREWLVKLTYDELVKLFGGEYEPEVKPPYTPYVIMMVGVQGSGKTTTVGKLAKFYRGMGYRVGVVAADTYRPGAYEQLKQLADRAGAMFYGEPGSKDPVGIARRGVEELKQRGADIVIVDTAGRHGYGEEEALLDEMKRIAEAIKPDEVVLVIDAAMGQKSYDLAKRFHEATPVGSIIVTKMDGTAKGGGALSAVAATGARIKFIGTGEDIDEIEVFRPKRFVARLLGMGDLESLLEKIERLRGVEEFEKTVAEMMSGKITFRTIYKQLQQVTKLGPFRKILQMIPGISTMLESLDEAARLSEEKVKKWLTIMNSMTYEELDNPNLLEERSRVKRIAVGAGVEPSEVRELYNYYKSVKKMMRQLKKRKDLLERFARLGGV from the coding sequence ATGCCTGGGCTTGACGATATCCGCAGGGCTGTCAGCAAACTGTTAAAGCGTAGTGGGCCCTACGAGAACATTGTAAATGAATTCATCCGTGACCTTCAGAGGGCCCTCATCTCAGCTGATGTCAATGTGAGGCTCGTCTTCAACCTCACCAAGCGTATTCGCGAGCGGGCTCTGAAGGAGCAGCCCCCGCCCGGCCTTAGTAGGAGGGAATGGCTAGTTAAGCTCACCTATGATGAGCTTGTGAAACTATTTGGCGGCGAGTATGAGCCAGAGGTTAAGCCGCCCTATACACCCTATGTAATCATGATGGTTGGTGTGCAGGGTAGCGGTAAGACCACAACTGTCGGCAAGCTAGCAAAGTTCTATCGTGGCATGGGCTACCGTGTAGGTGTTGTTGCTGCAGATACCTACCGTCCCGGCGCCTACGAGCAACTTAAACAGCTGGCCGATAGGGCTGGTGCAATGTTCTACGGTGAGCCCGGCTCTAAGGATCCAGTTGGCATCGCCCGAAGGGGGGTTGAGGAGCTCAAGCAGCGTGGCGCAGACATAGTAATCGTCGATACTGCTGGCCGCCACGGCTACGGCGAGGAGGAAGCTCTGTTAGATGAGATGAAGCGTATTGCAGAAGCAATTAAGCCCGATGAGGTCGTACTTGTTATTGACGCTGCCATGGGACAGAAGAGCTACGACTTGGCTAAGAGATTCCATGAAGCCACACCCGTAGGTAGCATCATAGTGACAAAGATGGATGGTACAGCAAAGGGTGGCGGTGCGCTGTCAGCTGTAGCGGCTACGGGTGCTCGGATAAAATTCATCGGTACAGGCGAGGACATTGATGAGATCGAGGTGTTTAGACCCAAGAGGTTTGTAGCGAGACTTCTTGGCATGGGTGATCTAGAGTCACTACTAGAGAAGATTGAGAGACTTAGGGGTGTTGAAGAATTTGAGAAGACCGTTGCCGAGATGATGTCCGGTAAGATAACGTTTAGAACAATCTATAAGCAGTTGCAGCAAGTTACTAAGCTTGGTCCATTCCGGAAAATACTACAAATGATACCCGGTATATCGACTATGCTTGAGAGCCTTGACGAAGCTGCAAGGCTTAGCGAGGAGAAGGTCAAGAAGTGGCTCACAATAATGAACTCTATGACCTATGAAGAGCTTGATAACCCCAACCTATTAGAGGAAAGGAGTAGAGTCAAGAGGATAGCAGTTGGTGCTGGCGTCGAGCCTAGCGAGGTTAGAGAGCTATACAACTACTACAAGTCAGTCAAGAAGATGATGAGACAGCTCAAGAAGAGGAAAGATTTGTTAGAGAGGTTTGCTAGGCTTGGAGGAGTGTAA
- a CDS encoding translation initiation factor IF-5A has translation MSVTYATLGELKVGSYIVIDGEPCRIVEMSKAKTGKHGSAKAHVVAVCLFSGNKKTLTAPVDARVEVPIIDKRIGQVIADMGDMVQIMDMETYETFEVEKPKDEDLKSKLQPGVEVEYWVVMGRYMITRVRGAPKS, from the coding sequence GTGAGTGTGACGTATGCGACTCTGGGCGAACTAAAGGTTGGCAGCTACATTGTGATCGATGGTGAGCCTTGTCGTATCGTGGAGATGAGTAAGGCTAAGACTGGTAAGCATGGTAGTGCTAAGGCCCACGTGGTGGCGGTTTGCCTCTTCTCGGGGAACAAGAAAACGTTGACTGCGCCAGTTGATGCACGTGTTGAGGTGCCGATTATCGATAAGAGGATTGGCCAGGTTATAGCTGATATGGGTGATATGGTTCAGATAATGGATATGGAGACCTATGAGACCTTCGAGGTTGAGAAGCCCAAGGACGAGGATCTCAAGTCGAAGCTTCAGCCGGGCGTTGAGGTTGAATACTGGGTAGTTATGGGCCGCTATATGATTACTCGAGTCAGAGGCGCGCCAAAGAGCTAA
- a CDS encoding roadblock/LC7 domain-containing protein, with product MSTTPVKALLSNITAINGVNAAIVLQSDGKVVDFIVKNGTVNININVIAEVIAKLYNTALELSKTLRLGELNMLSIEYTTGSVVITEIADGKLIAVVANKRALVGRIRMEIKRSQRMFKVIF from the coding sequence TTGTCGACAACGCCAGTAAAAGCATTGCTTTCAAACATCACGGCAATAAACGGCGTGAATGCAGCAATAGTACTGCAAAGCGATGGCAAGGTTGTGGACTTCATAGTTAAGAATGGCACAGTAAATATAAATATTAATGTTATAGCTGAAGTAATCGCCAAGCTCTACAATACAGCACTAGAACTATCGAAAACGCTTAGACTTGGAGAGCTAAATATGCTATCCATAGAGTACACTACCGGCTCAGTAGTCATAACCGAGATAGCTGATGGAAAACTCATAGCCGTTGTAGCCAATAAAAGAGCCCTTGTCGGAAGAATTAGGATGGAGATAAAGCGTAGCCAGCGTATGTTTAAGGTGATATTCTAG
- a CDS encoding sulfite exporter TauE/SafE family protein produces MDVAVLAVPLVGVVAGFVGTLLGIGGGAIMVPALVLLGVPVKVAAPASLVAILGTSLGGIRRLFRRGLVDVMLAVFLETASGLGALVGVIAVGRLTEGFLRGLLGIVLIVSGFLLLTTRRKLSSTIEAYRRSIVRLIASWIVALMAGFASATLGIGGGVFKVPVLVFILGLGLKHAVATSKLMVGITAAVGVIGHFIAGRVDFLLALPLLAGTYTGASIGSRILVKLRVKTLQGIAVAYHIAMGLYMLVQAMSKG; encoded by the coding sequence TTGGATGTAGCAGTTCTGGCGGTGCCTCTTGTAGGTGTTGTGGCGGGGTTTGTTGGTACACTGCTAGGTATAGGCGGCGGCGCCATAATGGTGCCTGCCCTGGTTCTTCTCGGCGTCCCGGTAAAAGTTGCTGCACCTGCTAGCCTCGTGGCAATCCTTGGGACGAGCCTGGGTGGTATCCGTAGGCTGTTCCGCCGAGGCCTTGTTGACGTCATGTTGGCTGTTTTCCTCGAGACAGCATCGGGGCTTGGAGCCCTAGTTGGCGTTATAGCTGTTGGCAGGCTTACCGAAGGGTTTCTCCGCGGTCTCCTCGGCATAGTGTTGATAGTTTCAGGGTTTCTCCTCCTCACAACAAGAAGGAAGCTCAGCTCAACCATTGAGGCCTATAGGCGTAGCATTGTTAGGCTTATAGCCTCGTGGATTGTAGCGCTAATGGCTGGATTTGCATCGGCGACTCTTGGCATAGGTGGAGGTGTGTTCAAGGTCCCCGTTCTAGTCTTCATTCTCGGCCTTGGGCTCAAACACGCTGTTGCAACAAGCAAGCTCATGGTCGGAATCACAGCAGCGGTAGGAGTTATAGGTCACTTTATAGCCGGCAGGGTAGACTTTCTCCTAGCGCTACCCCTCCTTGCCGGTACATATACAGGAGCGAGTATCGGGTCAAGAATACTTGTCAAGCTTAGAGTTAAAACGTTGCAAGGCATAGCTGTTGCCTACCATATTGCCATGGGCTTATACATGCTTGTACAAGCTATGAGTAAGGGCTAA